One window from the genome of Crateriforma spongiae encodes:
- a CDS encoding type IV pilus twitching motility protein PilT: protein MSHQSSQKADHHGPHFDDNSAEAIAARLTESLLKDREELEVDKIFRALVKLEGSDLHLKVGQPPMVRVGGELKPLNRPPIEAEEMVRLLIPMMDHRNLKIFEEEGGADFAYLCQVDGVNWRFRVNMLKSLGNIGLVARRINNFIPDFRGLFLPESIESLCHFEQGMILLAGVTGSGKSTTIGSMLNYINSIYRKHILTLEDPIEFIFTEDKSLINQREIGQDVIDFGVGMKHAVREDPDIILVGELRDEETFMTAIHAAETGHLVFGTIHASSASTTIGRILDLFPEEMHNAIRSAIAFNMKGIVAQKLLRSIKPGVSRVPTCEVMTFTPMIRKLVLEGHDNKLPDAIRIGAEDGMQDFTMSLKQLIDDELIDRPTAFAVAPNKDSLKMALKGIDVKAPGII from the coding sequence ATGTCACACCAATCCTCCCAAAAGGCTGATCACCACGGCCCCCACTTCGATGACAATTCGGCAGAAGCGATTGCGGCTCGGCTGACCGAAAGTCTGTTGAAGGACCGTGAGGAACTGGAGGTCGACAAGATCTTTCGCGCCCTGGTCAAACTGGAAGGTTCCGACTTGCACCTGAAAGTCGGCCAACCACCGATGGTGCGTGTCGGCGGTGAACTGAAACCGCTGAACCGCCCGCCCATCGAAGCGGAAGAAATGGTGCGGCTGTTGATCCCGATGATGGACCATCGGAACTTGAAGATCTTTGAAGAAGAAGGCGGTGCCGACTTTGCGTACCTGTGTCAGGTCGACGGCGTGAATTGGCGATTCCGGGTGAACATGCTGAAATCCCTGGGCAACATCGGTTTGGTCGCCCGGCGGATCAATAACTTCATCCCCGATTTCCGCGGCCTGTTTTTGCCCGAGTCGATCGAAAGCCTGTGCCACTTTGAACAAGGCATGATCTTGCTGGCCGGTGTGACGGGCAGTGGCAAGTCGACGACCATCGGTTCGATGCTGAACTACATCAACAGCATTTACCGCAAGCACATCCTGACGCTGGAAGACCCGATCGAATTCATTTTCACCGAAGACAAATCGCTGATTAACCAGCGTGAAATCGGTCAAGACGTCATCGACTTTGGCGTCGGCATGAAGCACGCGGTGCGGGAAGACCCCGACATCATCCTGGTCGGCGAGCTTCGGGATGAAGAAACTTTCATGACGGCCATCCACGCCGCCGAAACCGGTCACTTGGTGTTCGGAACGATTCACGCATCCAGTGCGTCAACCACGATCGGCCGGATCCTGGACTTGTTCCCCGAAGAAATGCATAACGCCATCCGCAGCGCGATCGCGTTCAACATGAAAGGCATCGTTGCACAGAAACTGCTGCGCAGCATCAAGCCGGGGGTCTCGCGGGTGCCGACGTGCGAAGTGATGACGTTCACCCCGATGATTCGGAAATTGGTCTTGGAAGGCCACGACAACAAACTGCCCGATGCGATCCGGATCGGTGCCGAAGACGGCATGCAGGACTTCACAATGTCGCTGAAACAATTGATCGACGACGAATTAATCGATCGTCCCACCGCCTTTGCCGTCGCGCCGAACAAGGATTCGCTGAAGATGGCGCTCAAGGGCATCGACGTCAAAGCGCCGGGGATCATCTGA
- a CDS encoding ATPase, T2SS/T4P/T4SS family, which yields MARKSVKQEELQPWQTVRPVEFSPRGPSSSDSQATLVAARQGAGFEVIAGQIGHAIANRASQVLLDFSQTACAIRYQIDGAWESMPPLDRETGDAMLYALKQLCYMNPADRRSAQKGECDLKANKEKFDISVRSQGVKTGERVLVVVAPKKMPFEKLADLGMRDKMIEAFKEGLNSSSSMMVVSAPKSEGLTTTWWVAMNEADKFVRDFQALEDKEKPEPEIINVSANFYGGDTGETETSLLSRLILREPDVLLFPELPQPESLEKTLAQCETAEKQLITRMVAGNAIEAVVRLLAKYPQQTAEILKHLRGVTSQKLIRRLCENCKVGFEPPPKLLAQLGIPAGRVALLYQPFVPPPIEQQVDEKGRPAPIEPCHVCNGRGYFGRIAVFEYLQPGPKLRDAFTKTRDIAKLYAVAKAEGHKNIQAEAVLTVARGLTGLDELKRAFAKKS from the coding sequence ATGGCACGAAAATCCGTCAAGCAGGAAGAACTGCAGCCCTGGCAAACCGTCCGGCCGGTCGAATTTTCGCCCCGCGGACCTTCGTCCAGTGATTCCCAAGCCACCTTGGTCGCCGCGCGACAGGGCGCCGGTTTCGAAGTCATCGCCGGACAAATCGGACACGCGATCGCCAATCGTGCCAGCCAAGTGCTGTTGGACTTTTCGCAAACCGCCTGTGCGATCCGCTACCAGATCGACGGGGCCTGGGAATCCATGCCACCGCTGGATCGCGAAACCGGCGATGCAATGCTGTACGCCTTGAAACAGCTTTGCTACATGAACCCGGCCGACCGCCGCAGCGCACAAAAGGGCGAATGTGACCTCAAGGCGAACAAGGAAAAATTCGACATCAGCGTACGTTCCCAAGGTGTCAAGACCGGCGAACGCGTCCTGGTCGTGGTCGCCCCAAAAAAGATGCCGTTTGAAAAACTGGCCGACTTGGGCATGCGCGACAAGATGATCGAAGCCTTCAAGGAAGGCTTGAATTCATCCAGTTCGATGATGGTCGTCAGCGCACCAAAATCCGAAGGCCTGACCACGACTTGGTGGGTCGCGATGAACGAAGCGGACAAGTTCGTCCGTGACTTTCAGGCGTTGGAAGACAAAGAAAAGCCGGAACCGGAAATCATCAACGTCTCGGCCAACTTCTATGGCGGTGACACCGGGGAAACGGAAACCAGTTTGCTCAGCCGGTTGATCCTTCGTGAACCCGACGTCTTGCTGTTCCCCGAGTTGCCCCAGCCGGAGTCGTTGGAAAAGACCCTGGCACAGTGCGAGACCGCAGAAAAGCAACTGATCACTCGCATGGTCGCCGGCAACGCGATCGAAGCCGTGGTGCGATTGCTGGCCAAGTATCCGCAACAGACCGCCGAAATCCTGAAGCACTTGCGTGGCGTGACCAGCCAAAAACTGATCCGACGACTGTGCGAAAACTGCAAAGTCGGTTTCGAACCGCCGCCGAAACTGTTGGCTCAACTGGGGATTCCCGCCGGCCGCGTGGCGTTGCTATACCAGCCTTTCGTTCCCCCGCCGATCGAACAACAGGTCGACGAAAAAGGCCGACCGGCACCGATCGAACCGTGCCACGTGTGCAACGGTCGCGGCTACTTCGGACGCATCGCAGTGTTCGAGTATTTGCAACCGGGGCCGAAACTGCGCGACGCATTCACCAAGACCCGCGACATCGCCAAGCTATACGCGGTGGCCAAAGCCGAAGGCCACAAGAACATCCAAGCCGAAGCGGTGCTGACCGTCGCCCGTGGCCTGACCGGCTTGGACGAACTGAAACGCGCCTTTGCTAAGAAGTCCTAG